Proteins encoded by one window of Actinocorallia herbida:
- the rsmA gene encoding 16S rRNA (adenine(1518)-N(6)/adenine(1519)-N(6))-dimethyltransferase RsmA, whose protein sequence is MLGAADIRELAAALDVRPTKQLGQNFVIDPGTVRRIVRAAEVGPSDVVIEVGPGLGSLTLALLPEVARVIAVELDPVLAKALPETVEAKAPGLADRFEVVHGDAMRIAELPGPPPTALVANLPYNVAVPVVLHLLELLPSLRKGLVMVQAEVGERLAAAPGSKIYGVPSVKMAWYAEARRAGSVGRHVFWPAPNVDSALVAFTRREPPATVATRQQVFAVIDAAFAQRRKTLRAALASWAGSPAMAEAALRAADVDPTARGEMLDITAFARIAEHRMV, encoded by the coding sequence CTGCTGGGCGCGGCCGACATCCGTGAGCTCGCCGCGGCCTTGGACGTGCGGCCCACCAAGCAGCTCGGCCAGAACTTCGTGATCGATCCCGGCACGGTACGCCGGATCGTCCGGGCGGCGGAGGTCGGGCCGTCGGACGTGGTGATCGAGGTCGGCCCCGGGCTCGGTTCGCTCACCCTGGCCCTGCTGCCCGAGGTCGCCAGGGTCATCGCCGTCGAACTCGACCCCGTGCTGGCGAAGGCGCTGCCGGAGACCGTCGAGGCCAAGGCGCCGGGGCTGGCCGACCGCTTCGAGGTCGTCCACGGCGACGCGATGCGGATCGCCGAGCTCCCCGGTCCGCCGCCCACCGCGCTGGTGGCGAACCTGCCTTACAACGTCGCCGTGCCCGTCGTCCTGCACCTGCTGGAGCTGCTCCCGTCCCTGCGCAAGGGCCTCGTCATGGTCCAGGCCGAGGTGGGCGAGCGGCTCGCCGCCGCGCCGGGCAGCAAGATCTACGGGGTGCCGTCGGTGAAGATGGCCTGGTACGCCGAGGCGAGGCGGGCCGGATCCGTCGGCCGGCACGTCTTCTGGCCCGCGCCCAACGTCGACTCCGCGCTCGTCGCCTTCACCCGCCGCGAGCCCCCGGCCACCGTCGCCACCCGTCAGCAGGTCTTCGCGGTGATCGACGCGGCCTTCGCCCAGCGCCGCAAGACCCTGCGCGCCGCGCTCGCCTCCTGGGCGGGCTCGCCCGCGATGGCCGAGGCCGCGCTGCGCGCCGCGGACGTCGACCCGACGGCGCGCGGCGAGATGCTGGACATCACGGCCTTCGCCCGGATCGCCGAGCACCGGATGGTGTGA
- a CDS encoding transglycosylase family protein, protein MPLIATVLLVGVAAGGWNLFSEEPQSAPIALVGDRVKLPSQKDVRSPDSPSGTGGGAPTAPRFDAPVLPPLGSLPPGEAAGEEAGAAPRVAEAPRPEAVEKQDTGGGGGGPLNLLNLPKLLPKEATQLNLLNLPVTDLNWGAVARCESNNDPELITTSKLYGLYQFSREAWESVGGTGLPVHASAEEQTLRAQMLFEKQNGWTTTCGDMLYAKN, encoded by the coding sequence ATGCCACTCATCGCCACCGTTCTCCTGGTGGGCGTCGCCGCCGGGGGCTGGAACCTTTTTTCCGAGGAACCCCAGTCCGCGCCGATCGCCCTCGTGGGGGACCGTGTGAAGCTGCCCTCGCAGAAAGACGTGCGCTCCCCGGACTCCCCGTCGGGCACCGGCGGCGGCGCCCCCACCGCGCCCCGGTTCGACGCCCCCGTGCTGCCACCGCTCGGCAGCCTCCCCCCGGGAGAGGCCGCGGGCGAGGAGGCCGGCGCCGCCCCCCGCGTCGCCGAGGCGCCCCGGCCGGAGGCGGTGGAGAAACAGGACACCGGCGGAGGCGGCGGAGGCCCGCTCAACCTGCTGAACCTCCCCAAGCTGCTGCCCAAGGAGGCCACCCAGCTCAACCTGCTGAACCTCCCCGTCACCGACCTCAACTGGGGCGCGGTCGCCCGGTGCGAGTCGAACAACGACCCCGAGCTCATCACCACGAGCAAGCTGTACGGGCTCTACCAGTTCTCCCGCGAGGCCTGGGAGTCCGTCGGCGGCACCGGACTCCCCGTGCACGCCTCGGCCGAGGAGCAGACGCTCCGCGCCCAGATGCTGTTCGAGAAGCAGAACGGCTGGACCACGACCTGCGGCGACATGCTCTACGCCAAGAACTGA
- a CDS encoding glycosyltransferase 87 family protein: protein MTDPRLVAARLALVALGSLLCLAAARRGWRPPVWTALAVGLGLRVVMLALVQDVEPYDLVNDFHRAGENILAHRDPILHTRPLGWNYTPLYAFVLAPAVWVEQSLGVPWLVVGRIAPIAFDLGVMLLVGRLASPGTSALRRFQYGCLPLPIMVSAVHGQMEPLCLLFAVGAFVVVRRPWLAGALLGLAVSVKSWPALFLPALLLGLPGARERIRAAAAAAAVPAVLLLTLPLTAGTPVAAFPHIARTLLGYSPSVGTWGWPAVLLEVRPAEPTPWEDPFYLAVRKVGTLLTLAAVVAALWLWRRARATDTALAVSSAFQAVTASHGVQYLLWPTPFAVADPPRRAAWLFTATGLYTAVGYLVLPSLTPETWAVWGPWYPVASVPVVLVVLWTLPWGRRARQAEGEGPVPEAHPVPAGARGAADR, encoded by the coding sequence GTGACCGATCCCCGGCTCGTCGCCGCGCGCCTCGCGCTCGTGGCCCTCGGTTCCCTGCTCTGCCTCGCGGCGGCCCGGCGCGGATGGCGGCCCCCGGTCTGGACGGCCCTCGCCGTCGGGCTCGGGCTGCGGGTGGTGATGCTCGCGCTCGTCCAGGACGTCGAGCCCTACGACCTGGTCAACGACTTCCACCGGGCCGGGGAGAACATCCTCGCCCACCGGGATCCGATCCTGCACACCCGGCCGCTGGGCTGGAACTACACGCCGCTGTACGCGTTCGTGCTCGCGCCCGCGGTCTGGGTCGAGCAGAGCCTCGGCGTCCCCTGGCTCGTGGTGGGCCGGATCGCCCCGATCGCCTTCGACCTCGGCGTCATGCTGCTCGTCGGACGGCTCGCGTCGCCCGGGACGTCGGCGCTGCGGCGGTTCCAGTACGGGTGCCTGCCGCTGCCGATCATGGTGAGCGCGGTGCACGGGCAGATGGAGCCGCTCTGCCTGCTGTTCGCCGTCGGGGCCTTCGTCGTGGTGCGCCGCCCGTGGCTGGCCGGGGCGCTGCTCGGGCTGGCCGTCTCCGTCAAGTCCTGGCCGGCGCTGTTCCTGCCCGCGCTCCTGCTCGGACTGCCGGGCGCCCGGGAGAGGATCCGCGCGGCGGCGGCCGCTGCCGCGGTTCCCGCCGTCCTCCTCCTGACCCTCCCGCTGACCGCGGGAACCCCCGTCGCGGCGTTCCCGCACATCGCTCGGACCCTGCTCGGCTACAGCCCGAGCGTCGGGACCTGGGGCTGGCCCGCGGTGCTCCTGGAGGTCCGCCCCGCCGAACCGACGCCCTGGGAGGATCCCTTCTACCTGGCGGTCCGCAAGGTCGGCACCCTGCTGACCCTGGCCGCCGTCGTGGCGGCCCTATGGCTGTGGAGGCGGGCCAGGGCCACCGACACCGCCCTGGCGGTCTCCTCGGCCTTCCAGGCCGTCACCGCCTCCCACGGGGTCCAGTACCTGCTGTGGCCGACGCCCTTCGCCGTCGCCGATCCGCCCCGCCGGGCCGCCTGGCTCTTCACCGCCACCGGCCTCTATACGGCCGTGGGGTACCTCGTCCTGCCGTCGCTGACGCCGGAGACCTGGGCGGTCTGGGGGCCCTGGTACCCGGTGGCGAGCGTCCCGGTCGTCCTCGTGGTCCTCTGGACGCTCCCGTGGGGGCGCCGCGCCCGTCAGGCGGAGGGCGAGGGGCCGGTGCCCGAGGCGCACCCGGTTCCGGCGGGCGCGCGCGGGGCCGCCGACCGGTGA
- a CDS encoding SigE family RNA polymerase sigma factor, translating into MDHPPSGGGSRDPAAPGDPVDFARWVSSRAPALLRYGYVLTGSPHDAADLVQEALVRLRTSWARVVRKDDPEGYVRTTMARLHVSVWRRTRRETLTATVPDTAHHDPQPPDDALWQALTALPRRQRAVIALRYYEALSDEEIAARLGISRGTVRSQASRALDKLRETYNPRLEGSPR; encoded by the coding sequence GTGGATCACCCCCCATCCGGCGGCGGGTCGCGGGATCCGGCCGCGCCGGGCGACCCCGTGGACTTCGCCCGCTGGGTGTCCTCCCGAGCCCCCGCCCTGCTCCGGTACGGCTATGTCCTCACGGGCAGCCCGCACGACGCCGCCGATCTCGTCCAGGAGGCGCTGGTCCGGCTCAGGACGTCCTGGGCCAGGGTCGTGCGCAAGGACGACCCCGAGGGCTACGTCCGCACGACCATGGCCCGCCTGCACGTCTCGGTGTGGCGGCGGACCCGCCGAGAGACGCTGACCGCGACCGTCCCGGACACCGCCCACCACGACCCGCAGCCGCCCGACGACGCCCTCTGGCAGGCCCTGACGGCCCTCCCGCGGCGCCAGCGGGCGGTGATCGCCCTCCGGTACTACGAGGCCCTCTCGGACGAGGAGATCGCCGCCCGGCTGGGCATCTCGCGCGGCACGGTCCGCAGCCAGGCGAGCCGGGCACTGGACAAACTCCGCGAAACTTACAATCCACGCCTGGAAGGGAGCCCCCGATGA
- a CDS encoding YbaK/EbsC family protein codes for MGEVLEWVGAPQALGLLAGPVARVIEGVPGAEVAEIDPEVSDTAEFCARYGVALEASANCVIVAAKRGGQTSYAACVVLATARADVNGAVRRRLGARKVSFAPMDEATGLTGMEYGGITPVGLPGDWPVLVDEAVVRVPRAVIGSGLRRSKILLPGTAFTALPNAEILPLTLL; via the coding sequence GTGGGCGAGGTTCTGGAGTGGGTGGGGGCGCCTCAGGCGCTGGGGTTGCTGGCGGGGCCGGTGGCCCGGGTGATCGAGGGGGTACCGGGGGCCGAGGTCGCGGAGATCGATCCGGAGGTCTCCGACACCGCCGAGTTCTGTGCGCGGTACGGGGTGGCGCTGGAGGCCAGCGCGAACTGCGTGATCGTCGCGGCCAAGCGGGGCGGGCAGACCTCCTATGCGGCGTGCGTGGTGCTCGCCACGGCGCGCGCGGACGTCAACGGGGCGGTGCGCCGCCGACTGGGGGCGCGGAAGGTCTCCTTCGCGCCCATGGACGAGGCGACCGGGCTGACCGGCATGGAGTACGGCGGGATCACGCCGGTGGGGCTCCCCGGCGACTGGCCCGTGCTGGTCGACGAGGCGGTGGTCAGGGTGCCGCGCGCGGTCATCGGCAGCGGCCTGCGCCGCTCCAAGATCCTCCTTCCGGGCACCGCGTTCACCGCGCTGCCCAACGCCGAAATCCTCCCTCTGACCCTTTTGTAG
- a CDS encoding ABC-F family ATP-binding cassette domain-containing protein: MNLINLENVSKAYGPNPLLDAVSLGIESGWRIGIVGRNGYGKSTLMNIMARRTEADSGRVTHTGGLRLAMLVQRDEFAPDATVRSVVLGDTPEHEWAGSADIRDILSGLLTGLDLDAPLAGMSGGEKRRVSLAALLVPESDVIMLDEPTNHLDIEAITWLARHLKGRREALAVVTHDRWFLDEVTDRTWEVVDGRVERYEGGYSAYVLAKAERARVADATEAKRQNLMRKELAWLRRGPQARSTKPKFRVDAAQALIADEPPLRDKVELTKFATARLGKTVYDVEDVSLELGGNPVFERITWRLGPGDRIGLVGVNGSGKTSMLRLLAGTVRPDSGRVVRGKTVALAHLSQELAELDPQRRVLESVEEVARRITVGKREWTAGQLLERLGFKTDAQWKPVGDLSGGERRRLQILRLLMAEPNVMLLDEPTNDLDIETLTEVEDILDGWPGTLVVVSHDRYFLERVTDTVYALLGDGTVRMLTGGVEEYLDRVEAGTVSAVRTPGSSAAPVQAAPAKPVQQSKLDWKTQKELDRLERQLDKLTKREAELHGQMADAATDHERLLDLDAKLKAVLAEKDEVEMAWLELAEG; the protein is encoded by the coding sequence GTGAACCTGATCAATCTGGAGAACGTGAGCAAGGCCTACGGGCCCAATCCCCTGCTGGACGCGGTGTCACTGGGCATCGAGTCGGGCTGGCGGATCGGGATCGTCGGCCGCAACGGCTACGGCAAGTCCACGCTCATGAACATCATGGCGCGGCGCACCGAGGCCGACTCCGGGCGCGTCACCCACACCGGAGGGCTCCGCCTGGCCATGCTCGTCCAGCGCGACGAGTTCGCGCCCGACGCGACGGTCAGGTCGGTCGTCCTGGGAGATACGCCCGAGCACGAATGGGCCGGCAGCGCCGACATCCGCGACATCCTGTCCGGGCTGCTCACCGGGCTCGACCTCGACGCGCCCCTCGCGGGCATGTCCGGCGGCGAGAAGCGCCGGGTCTCCCTCGCCGCGCTGCTCGTCCCCGAATCCGACGTGATCATGCTGGACGAGCCCACCAACCACCTCGACATCGAGGCGATCACCTGGCTCGCCCGGCACCTCAAGGGACGGCGCGAGGCCCTGGCCGTCGTCACCCACGACAGGTGGTTCCTCGACGAGGTCACCGACCGCACCTGGGAGGTCGTGGACGGCCGCGTCGAGCGGTACGAAGGCGGGTACTCCGCGTACGTCCTGGCCAAGGCCGAGCGCGCGCGGGTCGCCGACGCGACCGAGGCCAAGCGGCAGAACCTCATGCGCAAGGAGCTGGCCTGGCTGCGGCGCGGCCCGCAGGCCCGCAGCACCAAGCCCAAGTTCCGGGTCGACGCCGCCCAGGCGCTCATCGCCGACGAGCCGCCGCTGCGCGACAAGGTCGAACTGACCAAGTTCGCCACCGCCCGGCTCGGCAAGACCGTCTACGACGTCGAGGACGTGTCCCTGGAGCTCGGCGGGAACCCCGTCTTCGAGCGGATCACCTGGCGGCTCGGCCCCGGCGACCGGATCGGCCTCGTCGGGGTGAACGGCAGCGGCAAGACGAGCATGCTCCGGCTGCTCGCGGGCACCGTCCGGCCGGACTCCGGAAGGGTCGTGCGCGGTAAGACGGTCGCCCTCGCGCACCTGTCTCAGGAGCTCGCCGAACTCGACCCCCAGCGGCGCGTCCTCGAGTCGGTGGAGGAGGTCGCCCGCAGGATCACCGTGGGCAAGCGCGAGTGGACGGCCGGCCAGCTCCTGGAAAGGCTCGGCTTCAAGACCGACGCCCAGTGGAAGCCCGTGGGCGACCTGTCCGGAGGCGAGCGGCGCAGGCTCCAGATCCTGCGGCTGCTCATGGCCGAGCCCAACGTGATGCTCCTCGACGAGCCCACCAACGACCTCGACATCGAGACGCTCACCGAGGTGGAGGACATCCTCGACGGCTGGCCCGGCACCCTCGTCGTGGTCAGCCACGACAGGTACTTCCTGGAGCGCGTCACCGACACCGTGTACGCGCTGCTGGGCGACGGCACGGTACGGATGCTCACCGGCGGCGTGGAGGAGTACCTGGACAGGGTGGAGGCCGGGACGGTCTCAGCGGTCCGGACCCCCGGGTCCTCCGCGGCCCCCGTGCAGGCGGCTCCCGCCAAGCCGGTGCAGCAGTCGAAACTGGACTGGAAGACGCAGAAGGAGCTCGACCGCCTGGAGCGTCAGCTGGACAAGCTCACCAAGCGAGAGGCGGAGCTGCACGGCCAGATGGCCGACGCGGCCACCGACCATGAGCGGCTGCTCGACCTGGACGCCAAGCTGAAGGCCGTGCTCGCCGAGAAGGACGAGGTCGAGATGGCGTGGCTGGAGCTGGCCGAAGGCTAG
- a CDS encoding MarR family winged helix-turn-helix transcriptional regulator: MEDEVDRLVSAWRTERPELDVQPLHVLSRVSRLSRHLDRARRAVFAAHEMESWEFDVLTALRRAGAPYQLNPGQLLRATLVTSGTMTNRIDRLTAARLVERHPDPADKRGVQVRLTDVGRARVDAAFSDLIDRERELLAALSDTEQKQLAGLLRTLLVPFDL; encoded by the coding sequence ATGGAGGACGAGGTCGACCGGCTGGTCTCCGCATGGCGGACGGAACGCCCCGAACTGGACGTCCAGCCATTGCACGTGCTGAGCCGTGTCTCGCGGCTCTCCCGGCACCTGGACCGTGCCCGCAGGGCCGTCTTCGCCGCCCACGAGATGGAGTCGTGGGAGTTCGACGTCCTGACGGCGCTGCGCCGGGCGGGCGCCCCCTACCAGCTCAACCCGGGCCAGCTCCTGCGCGCCACCCTCGTCACCTCGGGCACCATGACGAACCGGATCGACCGGCTCACCGCGGCGCGCCTGGTCGAGCGCCACCCCGACCCGGCCGACAAGCGCGGCGTCCAGGTCCGGCTCACCGACGTCGGCAGGGCCAGGGTCGACGCGGCCTTCTCCGACCTCATCGACCGGGAGCGCGAGCTGCTCGCGGCGCTCAGCGACACCGAGCAGAAGCAGCTCGCCGGCCTCCTGCGCACCCTCCTGGTCCCCTTCGACCTCTGA
- the metG gene encoding methionine--tRNA ligase: MSRHILTAPAWPYANGPRHIGHVSGFALPCDMFSRYQRMIGNHVLMVSGTDEHGTPIQVQADKEGVTARELADRYNKVIVGDLHGLGIAYDLFTRTSTENHYAVVQEIFKGLHDNGYIFTETTMGAISPSTGRTLPDRYIEGTCPICGYDGARGDQCDNCGNQLDPIDLINPVSRINGETPEFVETEHFMLDLPAFTEVLGNWLRGKEGEWRPNVLRFSLNLLDDMRPRAISRDLDWGVPIPLDGWRDQPTKRLYVWFDAVIGYFSASVEWARRLGEPERWREWWQNPEALGYYFMGKDNIVFHSEIWPAMLLGYSGEGDKGGTPGSLGKLNLPSEVVSSEYLTMEGKKFSSSRQVVIYVSDFLERYDVDALRYYIAVAGPETQDTDFTWQQFVDRNNGELVAQWGNLVNRSVSMAAKEFGEIPAPKDLTEADEAVLQHAKDAFAKVGAELSRSRFKNAITAAFDVVREANKYLADQEPWKIKDDPARKGTILYVALQIVADAKTLLTPFLPNSSQKVFEMLGGEGVWSGMPEVREVSEEVAGGGTRVYPVITGDYSVAQARWAHLPITPGAPLQRPVPLFPKLDQSVVAEELARLGE, encoded by the coding sequence ATGTCCCGTCACATCCTCACCGCACCGGCTTGGCCCTACGCCAACGGGCCTCGCCACATTGGGCACGTCTCCGGATTCGCGCTCCCGTGCGACATGTTCAGCCGCTACCAGCGGATGATCGGGAACCACGTGCTCATGGTGTCCGGCACTGACGAGCACGGGACCCCGATCCAGGTCCAGGCCGACAAAGAGGGCGTCACCGCCCGTGAGCTGGCCGACCGGTACAACAAGGTCATCGTCGGCGACCTGCACGGACTCGGCATCGCCTATGACCTGTTCACCCGCACCTCCACCGAGAACCACTACGCGGTCGTCCAGGAGATCTTCAAGGGCCTGCACGACAACGGCTACATCTTCACCGAGACCACCATGGGGGCGATCTCCCCGTCGACCGGCCGGACCCTGCCCGACCGCTACATCGAGGGCACCTGCCCGATCTGCGGCTACGACGGCGCCCGCGGCGACCAGTGCGACAACTGCGGCAACCAGCTCGACCCGATCGATCTGATCAACCCCGTCAGCCGGATCAACGGCGAGACCCCCGAGTTCGTGGAGACCGAGCACTTCATGCTCGACCTCCCCGCCTTCACCGAGGTCCTCGGCAACTGGCTGCGCGGCAAGGAGGGCGAGTGGCGGCCGAACGTGCTGCGCTTCTCCCTCAACCTGCTGGACGACATGCGGCCGCGCGCGATCTCCCGCGACCTCGACTGGGGCGTGCCGATCCCGCTGGACGGCTGGCGCGACCAGCCCACCAAGCGCCTGTACGTGTGGTTCGACGCGGTCATCGGCTACTTCAGCGCGTCGGTCGAGTGGGCCAGGCGGCTGGGCGAGCCCGAGCGCTGGCGTGAGTGGTGGCAGAACCCCGAGGCCCTCGGGTACTACTTCATGGGCAAGGACAACATCGTCTTCCACTCCGAGATCTGGCCCGCGATGCTGCTCGGCTACAGCGGCGAGGGCGACAAGGGCGGCACGCCGGGTTCGCTCGGCAAGCTGAACCTGCCCTCGGAGGTCGTCTCCAGCGAGTACCTGACGATGGAGGGCAAGAAGTTCTCCTCCTCCCGCCAGGTCGTGATCTACGTGAGCGACTTCCTGGAGCGCTACGACGTCGACGCCCTGCGCTACTACATCGCGGTCGCCGGTCCGGAGACCCAGGACACCGACTTCACCTGGCAGCAGTTCGTCGACCGCAACAACGGAGAGCTCGTCGCCCAGTGGGGCAACCTGGTGAACCGCTCGGTGTCGATGGCCGCCAAGGAGTTCGGCGAGATCCCCGCGCCCAAGGACCTCACCGAGGCCGACGAGGCGGTGCTCCAGCACGCCAAGGACGCCTTCGCCAAGGTCGGCGCCGAGCTGAGCCGCTCCCGGTTCAAGAACGCCATCACCGCGGCGTTCGACGTGGTCCGTGAGGCCAACAAGTACCTGGCCGACCAGGAGCCCTGGAAGATCAAGGACGACCCGGCGCGCAAGGGCACCATCCTGTACGTCGCGCTCCAGATCGTGGCCGACGCCAAGACCCTGCTCACCCCGTTCCTGCCGAACAGCTCTCAGAAGGTCTTCGAGATGCTGGGCGGCGAGGGCGTGTGGTCGGGCATGCCGGAGGTCCGCGAGGTCTCCGAGGAGGTCGCGGGGGGCGGCACGCGCGTCTATCCGGTGATCACCGGCGACTACTCCGTCGCGCAGGCCCGCTGGGCGCACCTGCCGATCACGCCGGGCGCGCCGCTCCAGCGGCCCGTCCCGCTGTTCCCCAAGCTCGACCAGAGCGTGGTGGCCGAGGAGCTGGCGCGTCTTGGCGAGTGA
- a CDS encoding TatD family hydrolase — translation MASEKPVPPTPRLPVAVFDDHCHLDMLDMSVAEAVERAQAVGVGRIVTIGCDLPSSEWAAKTAAEHADVYAGVAIHPNDTKGLTDDVLARIAELAGEPKVVAVGETGLDYYRDHATPEEQQRSFRAHIAIAKDSGKALMIHDRDAHQDVLRILDEEGAPDKVVFHCFSGDAEMARVCSDKGYVMSFAGNVTFKNAQPLRDALAVAPLELILVETDAPFMTPVPHRGKSNASHLIPHTVALMAAVKDVPVDVLCSAIAATGTRMYGF, via the coding sequence TTGGCGAGTGAGAAGCCCGTCCCGCCCACGCCCCGGCTGCCCGTCGCGGTGTTCGACGACCACTGCCATCTGGACATGCTCGACATGTCGGTGGCCGAGGCCGTCGAGCGCGCGCAGGCCGTCGGGGTGGGGCGGATCGTGACGATCGGCTGCGATCTGCCGTCCTCGGAGTGGGCCGCCAAGACGGCCGCGGAGCACGCCGACGTGTACGCGGGGGTGGCGATCCACCCCAACGACACCAAGGGCCTCACCGACGACGTCCTGGCCCGCATCGCCGAACTGGCGGGTGAGCCGAAGGTCGTCGCGGTGGGGGAGACCGGCCTCGACTACTACCGGGACCACGCGACCCCCGAGGAGCAGCAGCGCTCGTTCCGGGCGCACATCGCGATCGCCAAGGACTCCGGCAAAGCACTCATGATCCATGATCGCGATGCCCACCAGGACGTCCTGCGCATCCTGGATGAAGAGGGCGCACCGGACAAAGTGGTGTTCCACTGTTTCTCCGGTGACGCCGAGATGGCCCGGGTCTGCTCGGACAAGGGCTATGTCATGAGCTTCGCCGGGAACGTCACGTTCAAGAACGCTCAGCCGCTGCGTGACGCGCTGGCCGTCGCCCCGCTGGAACTGATCCTGGTCGAGACCGACGCGCCGTTCATGACGCCCGTCCCGCACCGGGGGAAGTCGAACGCCTCCCACCTGATCCCGCACACCGTCGCGTTGATGGCGGCGGTCAAGGATGTGCCGGTGGATGTCCTGTGCTCGGCCATCGCCGCCACGGGAACGCGAATGTACGGCTTCTGA
- a CDS encoding DMT family transporter, translated as MAWILLVFAGALEVAWATTLPATQGLTRLWPTTAFVAMLAASMYALSLATRTIPLGTAYAVWVGIGALGTAVVGIAWHGDPATLPRLLFLALLVVAVLGLKATSGH; from the coding sequence ATGGCATGGATCCTGCTCGTCTTCGCCGGCGCCCTTGAGGTCGCCTGGGCCACCACCCTTCCCGCCACGCAGGGCCTCACCCGCCTGTGGCCCACCACCGCCTTCGTCGCCATGCTCGCGGCGAGCATGTACGCGCTGTCGCTCGCCACCCGCACCATCCCCCTCGGCACCGCCTACGCGGTCTGGGTCGGCATCGGCGCCCTCGGCACCGCCGTCGTCGGGATCGCCTGGCACGGCGACCCCGCGACCCTGCCCCGCCTCCTCTTCCTCGCCCTCCTCGTCGTCGCCGTCCTCGGCCTCAAGGCGACCTCAGGCCACTGA
- a CDS encoding 4-(cytidine 5'-diphospho)-2-C-methyl-D-erythritol kinase, whose translation MSVTVRVPAKVNLQLGVGPLRDDGYHDLVNVFHAVSLFDEVTVTEGPLAVTVEGASIEGVPTGPENLAARAAVLLAGHLGVEAAASIHIRKEIPVAGGMAGGSADAAAALLGCAALWNPGLPLKTLMELGGQLGSDVPFALLGGTAVGVGRGEVLTPLPTSGEYHWIFALAEGGLSTPAVYAECDRLRAAFEEHAVWPHESPALLAALAEGDAKALGAALTNDLQPAALSLMPSLQRTIAAGRDFGALGALVSGSGPTCAFLAGDAEHAADIAAALRGAGVARAAVAASGPVPGATVL comes from the coding sequence ATGTCCGTCACCGTCCGGGTCCCCGCGAAAGTCAACCTCCAGCTCGGCGTCGGGCCGCTGCGGGACGACGGCTACCACGACCTGGTGAACGTCTTCCATGCCGTGTCGCTCTTCGACGAGGTCACGGTGACCGAGGGGCCGCTCGCCGTCACCGTCGAGGGCGCGTCGATCGAGGGCGTCCCGACGGGCCCCGAGAACCTCGCGGCCCGCGCGGCGGTGCTGCTGGCCGGGCACCTGGGCGTCGAGGCCGCGGCGTCGATCCACATCCGCAAGGAGATCCCGGTCGCGGGCGGCATGGCGGGCGGCAGCGCGGACGCGGCGGCGGCCCTGCTGGGCTGCGCGGCGCTGTGGAACCCGGGCCTTCCCCTGAAGACCCTGATGGAGCTGGGCGGGCAATTGGGGAGCGATGTGCCTTTCGCGCTCCTCGGCGGCACCGCCGTGGGCGTCGGACGGGGCGAGGTCCTCACCCCGCTGCCGACGTCCGGGGAGTACCACTGGATCTTCGCGCTCGCGGAAGGCGGCCTGTCCACCCCGGCCGTCTACGCCGAGTGCGACAGGCTGCGCGCGGCCTTCGAGGAGCACGCGGTCTGGCCGCACGAGTCGCCCGCGCTGCTCGCCGCGCTCGCCGAGGGCGACGCCAAGGCGCTGGGCGCGGCCCTCACCAACGACCTCCAGCCCGCCGCCCTGAGCCTCATGCCATCGCTCCAGCGGACCATCGCGGCGGGCCGGGACTTCGGCGCGCTCGGCGCCCTGGTGTCGGGCTCCGGGCCGACCTGCGCGTTCCTGGCCGGCGACGCCGAGCACGCCGCGGACATCGCGGCGGCGCTGCGCGGCGCGGGGGTCGCGCGGGCCGCGGTGGCCGCCTCGGGGCCGGTGCCCGGCGCGACGGTCCTGTGA